Genomic window (Argopecten irradians isolate NY chromosome 2, Ai_NY, whole genome shotgun sequence):
gtggttacatttccacgcagcctcgctttcaatgctttcaacttttctttatttaaatggtcagaactgggaaacgtaagcagaacttgaccgtcgtattaatatgtgagaactagGTAAGGAAATACTCTTATGTTAAGAAGGagttttccttaacttttgtaatgctctcctatggagaatttttatttaagaaattCTTTTAAAGTTACGAAATGTTGATGAACTGGGTCCTGATATATATTTCCGACGTCATTAGTCAATCGTATTACAAACTCGAGTAACACAAAACCAATATGTTTAGTACTGGAGCTCTCAACAATGTACTTTGATAAGGGAATAAGACGGAAAgattattattatgatattggAAACATTTCTCAAAATACCTTATTCGTCTGTGCATTTGAGTCGACACTATATATCTAGGTCACACAATGGTTCACACAGTGTAATAACAAGAGGCTCAATGTATCTACAGTATTCCCCGCCTAGATATCGACCTTTCTGTCGTAGTAATCATCAGTCGACATATACTTCCAAACTTCATCATACTTGAGGGGAAACTACTATAGACGCACTTGTTTCAGcggtaattttattttaacgcTTTTCGCGCTGTCTTTGAAACGCTAATTCATGTGCAGCGCTAAATGGTAAAGGTTATTCCCGGTTTTTACCTATCGAATTGCACTAAGTTATATCAACGCTAACAAATCACAATTTACAGATTTTCGCTAAAATTTGACTGCGCTggaataagtatgtttacagtaataTAGGATATAGTTGTTTGCTCCCGCTCTTTCTCTTGGTAATATATAGTGATATACACGTAACTGTGTTGTTCGTCCATGATTCGGTTATACGGTACACATAAGCCATATCTGTATATTCTGTTGACATAGAAAATGcaatttgtttataattttcaataaacataataaatattttcgatgaataaatatttcaaatattttctatatagtatgtaggtAATTAAAAgacattcatttgaatataattAGTATAGATGTGTAAGATAAAGCGTATAACTAAAACCATATTGTGAAGTCGTGTactaaaaaatgtcaaaatcttATTATCATTCTAGATTGTGATTTCCGCCGGCATTGGTCCCGATTTATGTGGCGGATGACACTTACCATTTCGGTGCAACTGGTTCTATTTTCACCGTTCATTCAAGATACCCCGTTGTATTAAGCTGTGTTTTACCGATGTTTGCCTCAGCGAAGTTTGAATTCGGATAATGTTTTCGTTATAATATTTGTCTTTCATCTATTGCATTtaaaaacatcattagggaaaaatattttcatttttataaacgTTCTGAGCTTAAATAAACCATTATGATTGATATATTATAACCTTTTAACCTGTCTTAAAATAGCATACGCCTGTCTTCCAGatcaatgtcatttatatgTAAGACCATAAATTTCTTAAACGTCTACCGGATCAGCTTACTCTCACTTGAATCGAACAGTGATGCGGGGTCCAATTTCTTCACCCATGGAAAGGTAAGCGTAAGTTTGACTAATCAAGTTGGTTTTATTCTCATGTCTGCTGTAAGTTATAGGTGATCATTACTATTTAGAGCGAAATCTTGTCTTTAACATCAAATGAACTATGATTAATGCCTTCTATGGTAAATTGCTGATgaaatcatatttcaaaatattgttttggcTGAACTGGTGATGATAAGGACAACCGCTGTGTTATATAATAGACAGCCAATCCATGTTTGCCACCTGTCATCCTGAGTGAAGGTCGTCTGCCCAGACGATCTcggtgttttgtttgttttagaagCAATGACATGTTATCTTCTGATACGTGTCTTTATCTGACTCGGGTATATCTTCTATAAATATGAATTGTCCTGACACTTGTCTGTGTTTGTAGGTGCATCGAATTTGTTGGTGTCAGACAGAAAACAAGCCTACATCAGCAAAACGGACAGGTAAACTAGCATTGTAAAGTGGGGTTGAAATGGCAATGTAAAGTAAGACAATGGCATCGATATTATACGTAAAGCATCTTTAGGCTACTTGGTACGTCATTTACTATTGTTTACAGACGCTATTAATGAACCTTGAAAACATCCAGTGAGGGTGACGATCCAGGTTGATCAGTAGTTGAGCGAAAGTGTCCAAACAGTATTACGAAATGGGAAACTTAACACAAgtatattgttatcatatagTTAACGAATATGTTGTATAACATACCTTCAAATAGCATAGTATGACAATATGTAAATGTCAATTGACATCTGTAAGCAAAAGAGAAGTATGTTAAGAATTTGTAAACATTCGttgtttattatttcataatgatATCAATAATGCTGTTATAATGTCACTCCATATAACGAGCAATTTCATCGTGAATTGTTTGGcaacaaaaaaaaagataatcaagtaaagctgacaatgcaaaaCAATATTTACTTGTGAGCTTCATTTAAACACACAAACTATACTAATAGTATATAGTTTCCTACGTCCCATAAGATACGATTTTGTGTAATGAGCTCATACTATGCTTATTGGTTTTTTTGATGGAGTACCTGGAAATAATCCTCTCTTTAAGATTAAAACAAATTGTATTGTTAGAGTTTATGGTATAATAAATTAGTTGTAAATCAAACACAGATGTGCATGATGAGTTCCAGTTTTACATCAGAATATATACTTAGTGTTAAACTTATTATCTGAAGAAATTTTAGCCTCTATGAAAAATCAAAGTCTACAGCAAAAGTTAATATCAGatattaccagtatttgaaaatcaatataatttgcTTACTTGCAGGTATACAGCGCCGATAGAGATCGTCCTAAAATAAATGGTTACCATGGCGACTGTTGGGAAGACCTGTATAGGTTTACTATGGCCGAGTCGTCTGGGCAGACTCATCACCAAAtcaaatgtgacgtcataccaCCCCAAACTACGTAACGTCTTAGGTGTGTACTGTGGTGTCAGTCGTAATAAGTATGATGAATACTCGTCATGCATATGGGAACCCGTAGATAGGTAGAGTTTTCTATGTACGATGCATATTCAAACGATTGTAGAATAACTGTTATATGATTTCATTTCTTCATCCGACATCCCTAGATGagttgaaattataattataatcgCAACTATGATCTTCCGTAAACTCTTGAAATAGCAGATCGATAGCTcataaactataaaaaaaatatgcctcGTGTATTTTTCGCATTACCAAATATTGTAGACATTTAAACTTGGCCACAATTTACTAGTTGTTAACCCTCATTATAAACCAACCCTACTAATAGTATCTCAGTCGTTTCTCTCGTGTTATTACTTTCCGTtgcattgaaaataataaaattcaaCCAATTATATTTTGGGTATCATTCTGTCAATCGGTAATTATGAAAAGTGTTGATTTTTAGTTCACATCGGTTTCAGGCATTCGTGGCAGTAATGCTACATACAGCTCCCTCACAAATAATTACGATCCCGAGTTCAGGACTATTAACATTGTCAAACCGGTCAAGACCACTGAAGCCGAGAGGAAGCCGTCTCTTGTTATTTTCGACAAAGATGGCACTTTGATCTGCTGCCAAGCAATGTGGGCACCATGGTCCAGGAAAATAGCATCTACGTAAGCTAttcattgttatcatatttttcttcttatttgTCAATGATATTCCCCTGCCCTATGTTTCTCTTACCACCAACctgttcaatctttattttCTCGTCTCCTCTTCttaatttcatcattttcaatGACAGCGGTTTTATTTTGAGAATGTTGTAAAGATGATAAACAAATAATCAAGTACATAAATAGGTAGTTGTTAGCATACTTATTCTTGAATGAATATTTGAATCAACTGCTTTATAGATTTATCACAAAAACTTCAATTTACTGTTTTAGATTAGAAGAGGCTACTGGGCTTGACATTAAAGAAAAAGTGTATAAGACTATTGGGTTCAGTCATTCCACCGACCGAGTAATTTCTGGTCTGCTGGCAGAGGCTACGGATAAGATGGTTCAGGATGCTGTAATTGAGCTACTCATAAAAGAAGGCGTTGATGAGGACAAAAGTTGTGATCTTGTTCTCAGTATCTGGGAGGATGGGCACGGTATCTATGAAACCAGACCTTTAGGAGACCTAAAGACCTTGTTTAGAATCCTTAAAAGTCACGATATTAAGATTGCCGTCTGCACGTCTGACAGTAGAAAAGGGACTGAAAACGTTCTGGAAGAGTTAAAAATTAGAAACATGGTCGACCTGATAGCTTGTGGCGATGATCCTAACAACGTCCCAAAGCCTGCTCCGCATAATGCCTTGATGATTTGTAAAAAGCTTGGTGTGAACCCTGAGGATACTGTCATGATCGGAGATACGAAGGCCGACGCGGGCATGGGAAAGGCAGCTAAGCTGGGCTGGAACATTGGAGTACTGAGTGGTGTAGGACAGACTACAGATCTGTACCCAGCGGCCAGACACGTGGTGGATAGTGTTCAGGATGTGTTGCCACTGATCCTACCGGGGAACCAATGGAGAGAATGCTATGCATATTCTAACGACCAGAGAATTCTGGTAGAACCATATTCTCTTGAGCCTTCTAATCTAGATGAGATTCCAAGTGATGGAAACCGAGTGGCAAATGTTCAGTTGATTATCTTAGATCTCCATGGTACTATCGCCTGTGCTCACACAAGATACACTGGCTGGATGGAGCAGATCTGTTCAAGGTATGGAATCATTGTTATGTTATTGAGCATTAGGAtatagttatatgataaaaacgACCTGAACAGAATCAGCTAATAATGATTTAATCCTGTTATCCTTGCTATATGTAGTATACGACAAGTAACACTCACTATCGATAGAAATCTGATATACAACAGTATATAATTCTATTTCATTTCTTAGGTTAGAAGAAAACACAAACCTCAATGGACTGAAGTCTGAAATTTTCCAGAGATTGGGAATATGTGAGcaaacaggtaaaatacagGATGGTCTGTTGAATGAACACGGGACAACCAACATGGAGGCGAGGAAGGCACTGGTGGAGATTGTCCATAAACATCTGACGTATGAGGAGTCCATGATGGTTGTCAACAAAGTCTGGCAGGAGTGTGAATCCGCTCTTTTAGAAAAGCCGAAGTCTCTTCACAAAGATATCAAAACGTTCTTCAAAACTCTGAAGAGGAAAGGAGTCAAAATTGCAATATCAACGAGTGATCAACGGGATCATGCGCTTTCGGACTTGAAAAATCTTGGTGTGCTGAAGTATGTGGACATGATGGTATGTGGGGACGACCCTCACTATGTCTCTAAATCACTTGACTACAGTACACGTCTCATCTGTGAAGAACTCAATGTCGACCCAGAGAGAGCAGTGATAGTTGGTGATTCTATGCATGACTTTGCATTTCGGGAATCCACTAAGGTACGgaaaattggtgttttatcaGGTGTGGGTTCGGCGGATGAACTACAATGGGTCACAGATACAGTTGTATCCTCATTGGGTGATATTGAAAACTATATCATGGAGGATCCGTCAGCCTGGTCCAGTAAAACTACTGCAGGTGTGAGACCACAGGGAATTCATCCCCAACGTAGGTTGTTTAGTACTTTATCGCAAGCAAGACCAACTTTATACAACAATATGCAGACGAGACATGCCTCCAGGTTAATAGAAGATTGCTTCACCTATGACTATGTCATAGTTGGTGCTGGCTCGGCTGGCTGTACTCTTACCAATCGGCTGTCCGCTGATCCCAACAACAAGGTGTGTGTTCTGGAGGCAGGTCCTAAAGACTATACCTGGAAGATCCACATGCCCGCTGCTCTCATGTACAATCTGTGTGACGACAAGTACAATTGGTATTACCATACTGAACCTGAGCCACACATGAACAACCGAGTTATGTATTGGCCACGTGGACGCGTCTGGGGAGGATCGTCATCCCTTAATGCCATGGTGTACATTCGTGGCAATGCTGGCGATTATGATGGATGGGAAAACGCGGGAGCGAAAGGATGGTCTTATGCGAATTGCTTACCTTATTTCAAAAAGTCACAAACCCACGAACTCGGAGAGGATGACTACAGAGGTGGCGATGGTCCTCTTCATGTGTCACGTGGGAGGAGTAATAATCCACTACATCAGGCCTTTATAGAGGCAGGACAGCAGGCCGGCTTCCCCTTTACAGATGACATGAACGGCTATCAGCAGGAGGGTGTAGGCTGGATGGACATGACCATTCACAAAGGCCGCAGATGGAGTGCCGCCATGGCCCACCTCAGGCCAGCGCTGAAACGCGACAATGTGAAAGTAGAATCACATGCACTGTCcacaaaaattatatttgagAACAAGAGAGCCGTTGGTGTGAAATATGAACAGAAGGGAGTGAAAAAGATGATACGAGCAGAGAAGGAAGTGATACTGAGTGGCGGATCAATCAACTCTCCGCAACTTCTCATGCTGTCGGGTGTGGGTAATGCGGATGACCTGAAGGCTCTCGACATCCCTGTGGTTCAACATTTGCCTGGTGTAGGAGAGAACCTCCAGGACCATCTGGAAGTGTATGTACAGGAAGCATGTAAGCAACCCATCACTCTGTATTCTGCTCAGTGGAAGTTTCCTCACAATATGATTCGGATAGGTCTGCAGTGGTTCCTTACTCAAAAAGGTGATGGAGCTACTGCACACTTGGAGAGTGGCGGGTTTGTCCCAAGTGAAGAAGGCCTTGAGTACCCTGACATTCAGTTCCATTTCCTGCCTTCTGTCGTAAAGGATCATGGGCGCAAGAATGGCAATGAACATGCCTACCAACTCCATGTTGGGGGTCAGCGTGGTACAAGTAGGGGTTATATCAAACTAAAATCGACAAATCCAAGAGACCATCCAAAGATTGTTGCCAACTACCTGTCTACAGAAAAAGATGTAAGAACAATGCGGAACAGCGTCAAAGTTGCTAGGgaagtttttaaacaaaaagcaTTCGATCCTTTCCGTGGTGGTCGTGAGATATCACCTGGACCAGATTGTCAAACAGATGCTGAAATCGATGCCTTTGTGCGGGCTCAGGGCGACAGTGCTTACCATCcgtcatgtacatgtaaaatggGATCGGAGAATGACCCCATGGCCGTAGTGGATTCTCAAACTCGTGTTCTAGGTATCGATAACCTCAGGGTTGTTGACGCATCCATCATGCCTAATGTTATAACTGGGAATTTGAACGGCCCTACAATCATGTTAGCTGAGAAAGCTGCTGATATCATCCTAGGCAACAAACCACTGCCTCGGTCTAATGCCCCAGTGTACAGGAACTAAATTCATGTGTATCTTGTGTGTAGAAAATATTTCCTTCAGATAATTCCTGGTCTTTGATCTGGCGTTTGATTAACAGATACTGTTAAGTATTTTAAACGATGAAGACCATATGTAACCCGTAAATATACGCGTTTTATTTCTTTACCTTAGCGAACGAGAGAATATCATTGACGGTAGGACCTGAAACTTTGTCGATGTTATgacttttttatataaaaactaAAGAGCATTATTTGCTTTTGATTGTCTACAACTTGAAGACAACCACCAAAGGAACGATTCTAATGCTTTT
Coding sequences:
- the LOC138315162 gene encoding uncharacterized protein, producing the protein MVTMATVGKTCIGLLWPSRLGRLITKSNVTSYHPKLRNVLGIRGSNATYSSLTNNYDPEFRTINIVKPVKTTEAERKPSLVIFDKDGTLICCQAMWAPWSRKIASTLEEATGLDIKEKVYKTIGFSHSTDRVISGLLAEATDKMVQDAVIELLIKEGVDEDKSCDLVLSIWEDGHGIYETRPLGDLKTLFRILKSHDIKIAVCTSDSRKGTENVLEELKIRNMVDLIACGDDPNNVPKPAPHNALMICKKLGVNPEDTVMIGDTKADAGMGKAAKLGWNIGVLSGVGQTTDLYPAARHVVDSVQDVLPLILPGNQWRECYAYSNDQRILVEPYSLEPSNLDEIPSDGNRVANVQLIILDLHGTIACAHTRYTGWMEQICSRLEENTNLNGLKSEIFQRLGICEQTGKIQDGLLNEHGTTNMEARKALVEIVHKHLTYEESMMVVNKVWQECESALLEKPKSLHKDIKTFFKTLKRKGVKIAISTSDQRDHALSDLKNLGVLKYVDMMVCGDDPHYVSKSLDYSTRLICEELNVDPERAVIVGDSMHDFAFRESTKVRKIGVLSGVGSADELQWVTDTVVSSLGDIENYIMEDPSAWSSKTTAGVRPQGIHPQRRLFSTLSQARPTLYNNMQTRHASRLIEDCFTYDYVIVGAGSAGCTLTNRLSADPNNKVCVLEAGPKDYTWKIHMPAALMYNLCDDKYNWYYHTEPEPHMNNRVMYWPRGRVWGGSSSLNAMVYIRGNAGDYDGWENAGAKGWSYANCLPYFKKSQTHELGEDDYRGGDGPLHVSRGRSNNPLHQAFIEAGQQAGFPFTDDMNGYQQEGVGWMDMTIHKGRRWSAAMAHLRPALKRDNVKVESHALSTKIIFENKRAVGVKYEQKGVKKMIRAEKEVILSGGSINSPQLLMLSGVGNADDLKALDIPVVQHLPGVGENLQDHLEVYVQEACKQPITLYSAQWKFPHNMIRIGLQWFLTQKGDGATAHLESGGFVPSEEGLEYPDIQFHFLPSVVKDHGRKNGNEHAYQLHVGGQRGTSRGYIKLKSTNPRDHPKIVANYLSTEKDVRTMRNSVKVAREVFKQKAFDPFRGGREISPGPDCQTDAEIDAFVRAQGDSAYHPSCTCKMGSENDPMAVVDSQTRVLGIDNLRVVDASIMPNVITGNLNGPTIMLAEKAADIILGNKPLPRSNAPVYRN